From one Streptomyces chromofuscus genomic stretch:
- the crcB gene encoding fluoride efflux transporter CrcB: MTSPETESLSAGTRRPRRRDWRGQVPVVAVVAVGGAIGATARYAAGLWWPERTGGFPWATFWVNVVGCALIGVLMVLITDVRVAHRLVRPFLGTGVLGGFTTFSTYAVDIQRLVDGGHPRTALAYLAATVSAALAAVWLGATATRRFFTWRQR, from the coding sequence ATGACATCCCCGGAGACCGAGAGCCTCTCCGCGGGCACCCGTCGCCCGCGGCGGCGCGACTGGCGCGGCCAGGTTCCCGTCGTCGCGGTGGTGGCCGTCGGGGGAGCGATCGGCGCGACGGCCCGGTACGCGGCCGGCCTGTGGTGGCCCGAGCGGACCGGCGGGTTCCCCTGGGCGACCTTCTGGGTCAATGTCGTCGGCTGCGCCCTCATCGGCGTGCTCATGGTGCTCATCACCGACGTTCGGGTCGCCCACCGCCTCGTCCGCCCGTTCTTGGGCACGGGCGTCCTCGGTGGCTTCACGACCTTCTCGACGTACGCCGTCGACATCCAGCGGCTGGTCGACGGCGGCCACCCGCGCACCGCCCTGGCGTATCTGGCGGCGACCGTGTCGGCGGCGCTCGCCGCGGTGTGGCTCGGCGCGACCGCGACCCGCCGTTTCTTCACCTGGAGGCAGCGATGA
- a CDS encoding DUF190 domain-containing protein, with protein MTRLTGNATRVTVFVGENDTWHHRPLYSEIVHRARAAGLAGASVFAGVEGFGASSLIHTSRLLSLSENLPVAVVVVDTEERVRAFLPQLDELVTEGLVILDDCEVIRYVGREGGRGGADTEEEPS; from the coding sequence ATGACCCGGCTGACCGGCAACGCCACGCGCGTGACCGTCTTCGTCGGAGAGAACGACACCTGGCACCACAGGCCCCTGTACTCCGAGATCGTGCACCGGGCCCGCGCCGCGGGGCTCGCCGGCGCCAGCGTCTTCGCGGGGGTCGAGGGCTTCGGTGCCTCGTCCCTGATCCACACCTCCCGGCTGCTGTCGCTGAGCGAGAACCTGCCGGTGGCCGTCGTCGTCGTCGACACCGAGGAGCGCGTCCGGGCCTTCCTGCCGCAGCTGGACGAGCTGGTCACCGAAGGGCTCGTGATCCTCGACGACTGCGAGGTCATCAGGTACGTCGGCCGGGAGGGCGGCCGGGGCGGAGCGGACACGGAGGAGGAGCCGTCGTGA
- a CDS encoding LacI family DNA-binding transcriptional regulator, translating to MLPVSSHSGDPVAQELREAGVPLGACGKPIGPGSKVSHVAADDRDGARDMVRHPLSLGRRRIGVVTGPPDTPGGAERLAGYREVLTEAGVAVDERLIVSGDYSRAGGEAGAERLLARAPGTDAVFVASDLMAQGVLTARRRAGRRVPQDVAVGGFDDSPAVVAVSPAADDHPAAVGPDQRGDGAGAAHADRREDPAAVILPTELVKRASTQRGPARDGEPRQRARQLVRIEEAVHRSPGLA from the coding sequence GTGCTGCCGGTCTCCAGCCACTCCGGGGACCCGGTGGCGCAGGAGCTGCGGGAGGCCGGGGTGCCACTGGGGGCGTGCGGCAAGCCGATCGGGCCGGGCTCGAAGGTGAGTCACGTGGCCGCCGACGACCGGGACGGCGCGCGGGACATGGTCCGTCATCCGCTGTCGCTGGGGCGGCGCCGGATCGGGGTCGTCACCGGCCCGCCGGACACACCCGGCGGTGCGGAGCGGCTCGCCGGGTACCGGGAGGTGCTCACCGAGGCCGGCGTCGCCGTCGACGAACGCCTGATCGTCTCCGGCGACTACAGCCGGGCCGGCGGCGAGGCGGGCGCCGAGCGGCTGCTCGCACGGGCTCCCGGCACGGACGCGGTGTTCGTCGCGTCGGACCTGATGGCGCAGGGCGTGCTCACCGCACGGCGGCGGGCGGGGCGCCGGGTGCCGCAGGACGTGGCGGTCGGCGGTTTCGACGACTCCCCCGCCGTCGTCGCCGTGAGCCCGGCAGCTGACGACCATCCGGCAGCCGTGGGACCGGATCAGCGCGGAGATGGTGCGGGTGCTGCTCACGCAGATCGGCGGGAGGATCCGGCGGCGGTCATTCTGCCGACGGAGCTGGTGAAGCGGGCGTCGACGCAGCGGGGACCGGCGCGTGACGGCGAGCCGCGGCAGCGTGCGCGGCAACTGGTCAGGATCGAAGAAGCCGTCCACCGCTCCCCCGGCCTAGCGTGA
- a CDS encoding class I SAM-dependent methyltransferase — protein sequence MFRPRGPSLRELAVQVLSSVERGYDLLAPKFDHTPFRTPDSVLDAVTAALRRIGPFEDGLDVCCGTGAGVGVLRQVCRGSVTGVDFSAGMLAVARERVLSGPPRVSWVRADARALPFRPAFDLAVSFGAFGHFLPRELPGLFAQVRSVLRPGGCFAFPVVAPPRTGSLVYCMLLGFDLAMRVRNAVWRPPFVMYYRSVRFGDLVRDLEGAGFRVDLHPLAEFGHRRDGSPRVRMVVARRPP from the coding sequence ATGTTCAGGCCTCGAGGTCCCAGCCTGCGTGAACTCGCCGTCCAGGTGCTGTCGTCGGTCGAGCGCGGCTACGACCTGCTCGCACCCAAGTTCGACCACACGCCCTTCCGCACGCCGGACTCGGTGCTCGACGCCGTCACCGCTGCGCTGCGGCGGATCGGGCCGTTCGAGGACGGGCTCGACGTGTGCTGCGGTACCGGCGCGGGCGTCGGCGTGCTGCGCCAGGTGTGCCGGGGGAGCGTCACGGGTGTCGACTTCAGCGCGGGCATGCTCGCCGTCGCGCGGGAGCGCGTCCTCTCAGGCCCGCCCCGGGTGTCGTGGGTGCGGGCGGACGCCCGGGCCCTGCCGTTCCGCCCCGCGTTCGACCTCGCGGTGAGTTTCGGGGCGTTCGGGCACTTCCTGCCGCGCGAGCTGCCGGGACTGTTCGCGCAGGTGCGTTCGGTGCTGCGGCCGGGCGGGTGCTTCGCGTTCCCGGTCGTCGCCCCGCCCCGGACGGGCTCCCTCGTCTACTGCATGCTGCTCGGCTTCGACCTGGCGATGCGGGTGCGCAACGCCGTGTGGCGGCCGCCGTTCGTCATGTACTACCGGTCCGTGCGGTTCGGTGATCTCGTGCGGGACCTCGAAGGCGCCGGGTTCCGGGTGGATCTCCACCCGCTGGCCGAGTTCGGGCACCGGCGGGACGGCAGCCCGCGGGTACGGATGGTCGTGGCCCGGCGCCCTCCGTAG
- a CDS encoding glycosyltransferase 87 family protein codes for MRTPRTDRGRLLAVLALAVAVTVFTATVPLLRDWFDLRVYHGTIHSWIHDGGRIYDYRVPGTMYGFTYPPFAAVAMLPMALVGIGAAIVIALLLNLAALAVSMRVLTGRAWRRHGWYGCALAAGALALYEPLRDTFSFGQVNVLLLALVLVDAWLLATGRGRWAGIGIGLAAAVKLTPALFIGLLLLARRRRAAGVATGVAVGATGLAAVVVPEASRFYWTHAMWDTTRVGRLDYVSNQSLQGILARLDVESRAVWAVTVLLVLGVWAWRARRAVAAGDWYAAFALTGLTACLVSPITWVHHLVWLLPAFVLLVRAGQQRVAALLYAVMCTSVVWLWFDDASGVDGFLGSNTYAWITLGLLLGTPVGQSSMWKGSSRRTSATAAAPRQAAAVIAAVSGQPGSGSGATAAVTRAGTASGPGRGLLRRASSEPTGSTWPAAPKPQSSSDRASS; via the coding sequence ATGAGAACACCCCGCACCGACCGCGGGCGGCTGCTGGCCGTCCTGGCCCTCGCCGTCGCCGTGACCGTCTTCACCGCGACCGTGCCGCTCCTGCGCGACTGGTTCGACCTGCGCGTCTACCACGGCACCATCCACAGCTGGATCCACGACGGCGGCCGGATCTACGACTACCGGGTGCCGGGCACGATGTACGGCTTCACCTACCCGCCGTTCGCCGCCGTCGCCATGCTGCCGATGGCCCTGGTCGGGATCGGGGCCGCGATCGTGATCGCGCTGCTGCTCAACCTGGCCGCGCTGGCCGTGTCGATGCGCGTGCTGACCGGCCGGGCCTGGCGCCGCCACGGCTGGTACGGCTGCGCCCTGGCCGCCGGTGCCCTCGCGCTGTACGAACCGCTGCGCGACACGTTCAGCTTCGGGCAGGTCAACGTCCTGCTGCTGGCCCTGGTGCTGGTGGACGCCTGGCTGCTCGCCACCGGGCGGGGCCGCTGGGCCGGCATCGGCATCGGTCTCGCGGCGGCCGTCAAGCTCACGCCCGCCCTCTTCATCGGCCTGCTGCTGCTCGCCCGGCGCCGGCGGGCCGCCGGCGTCGCGACGGGCGTGGCCGTCGGGGCGACGGGCCTGGCGGCCGTGGTGGTACCGGAGGCGTCGCGCTTCTACTGGACGCACGCCATGTGGGACACCACCCGCGTCGGCCGGCTGGACTACGTCTCCAACCAGTCCCTGCAGGGCATCCTGGCCCGGCTGGACGTCGAGAGCCGCGCGGTCTGGGCGGTCACGGTGCTGCTGGTGCTCGGGGTGTGGGCGTGGCGCGCCCGCAGGGCCGTGGCGGCCGGCGACTGGTACGCCGCGTTCGCCCTCACCGGTCTGACGGCGTGTCTGGTCAGCCCGATCACCTGGGTGCACCACCTGGTGTGGCTGCTGCCGGCCTTCGTGCTGCTGGTCCGCGCCGGTCAGCAGCGGGTCGCGGCCCTGCTGTACGCGGTGATGTGCACCAGCGTGGTGTGGCTCTGGTTCGACGACGCGTCCGGCGTCGACGGCTTCCTCGGCAGCAACACCTACGCCTGGATCACCCTCGGGCTGCTGCTGGGGACGCCGGTCGGTCAGTCCTCGATGTGGAAGGGTTCCAGCCGCAGGACCAGCGCGACGGCCGCCGCGCCCAGACAGGCGGCCGCCGTGATCGCCGCCGTCTCCGGCCAGCCTGGCTCGGGCTCCGGCGCGACCGCCGCGGTCACTCGCGCGGGCACGGCCTCCGGGCCCGGGCGGGGCCTGCTGCGCAGGGCCTCCAGCGAGCCGACCGGGTCGACCTGGCCGGCGGCGCCGAAGCCCCAGTCGAGCAGCGACCGGGCCTCCTCGTAG
- the crcB gene encoding fluoride efflux transporter CrcB encodes MNWLLVVAGAVIGAPLRYLTDRAVQSRHDSVFPWGTFVVNVVGCAVLGLLAGAAAAGAAGSHLQLLLGTGLCGALTTYSTFSYETLRLAETGAGLYAAVNVVGSVGAGLGAAFVGVATAEAVWA; translated from the coding sequence GTGAACTGGCTGCTGGTCGTCGCGGGCGCCGTGATCGGCGCCCCGCTCCGCTACCTGACCGACCGGGCGGTGCAGTCCCGGCACGACTCCGTCTTCCCGTGGGGCACCTTCGTGGTCAACGTCGTCGGCTGCGCGGTCCTCGGCCTGCTGGCCGGTGCGGCAGCGGCGGGGGCGGCGGGCTCGCACCTCCAACTGCTGCTCGGCACCGGCCTGTGCGGGGCCCTGACGACGTACTCGACCTTCTCCTACGAGACCCTGCGGCTGGCCGAGACCGGGGCCGGTCTCTACGCCGCCGTCAACGTCGTGGGGAGCGTGGGCGCGGGCCTCGGCGCTGCCTTCGTGGGGGTGGCGACGGCCGAGGCCGTCTGGGCGTAG
- a CDS encoding glutaminase: MVIMTSSLSFQPVLERIAEVVEHTPGRGRPADHIPALAACDPRRFGMAVAELDGTVYGVGEWREPFSTQSVTKVFTLALDLAREGDELWEHVGREPSGNPFNSLVQLEYENGIPRNPFINAGALVVTDRLQTRTGDAAGTLLRFLRDESGNPEVDLDPEVAASEAAHGDRNAALAHFMASYGNIDNPVPLLLDQYFRQCSIRASCADLALATAFLARHGVRADGSRLLSRSQAKQVNAVMLTCGTYDAAGDFAYRVGLPGKSGVGGGIVAVVPGRCTLCVWSPGLDERGNSVAGVAALDRFTTLTGLSVF, encoded by the coding sequence CTGGTGATCATGACGTCGTCGCTGAGCTTCCAACCGGTCCTGGAGCGCATCGCCGAGGTAGTCGAGCACACCCCCGGCCGAGGACGCCCCGCCGACCACATCCCGGCACTGGCCGCCTGCGACCCGCGCCGCTTCGGCATGGCCGTCGCGGAACTCGACGGCACGGTGTACGGGGTGGGGGAGTGGCGCGAGCCGTTCTCCACCCAGTCCGTCACCAAGGTCTTCACCCTCGCCCTCGACCTGGCCCGCGAGGGCGACGAGCTCTGGGAGCACGTCGGCCGCGAGCCCTCCGGCAACCCCTTCAACTCCCTGGTGCAGCTGGAGTACGAGAACGGCATTCCGCGCAATCCGTTCATCAACGCCGGTGCGCTGGTCGTCACCGACCGCCTCCAGACCCGTACCGGCGACGCGGCGGGCACACTGCTGCGGTTCCTGCGCGACGAGAGCGGCAACCCCGAGGTGGACCTCGACCCCGAGGTCGCCGCATCCGAAGCGGCGCACGGCGACCGCAACGCCGCACTGGCCCACTTCATGGCCTCCTACGGCAACATCGACAACCCGGTGCCGCTGCTGCTCGACCAGTACTTCCGGCAGTGCTCGATCCGGGCGTCCTGCGCCGATCTCGCCCTGGCCACCGCCTTCCTGGCCCGGCACGGCGTGCGCGCCGACGGTTCCCGGCTGCTCAGCCGCAGCCAGGCCAAGCAGGTCAACGCCGTGATGCTGACCTGCGGCACGTACGACGCGGCGGGCGACTTCGCCTATCGGGTGGGCCTGCCCGGCAAGAGCGGGGTGGGCGGAGGAATCGTCGCCGTGGTGCCGGGACGCTGCACGTTGTGCGTGTGGAGCCCGGGACTCGACGAACGCGGCAACTCGGTGGCCGGGGTCGCCGCCCTGGACCGTTTCACGACGCTCACCGGACTGTCGGTGTTCTGA
- a CDS encoding asparaginase: MHSSSVADAPPVREPLHAPVAHLIRAGIVEGVHYGSVVVLDADGEVAFQLGDIEAAFYPRSALKPLQAVAMVRAGLALDGELLSLAAASHSGEERHLAGTRRILEIAGLSESDLRNVPDLPLDPVVRDAWVREGRTPSRPAQNCSGKHAAMLCTAKLNGWSLDDHLDPAHPLQQAIAEAVEDLTGQRVAHVTVDGCGAPLFSVSLHGLARATARIVTAAPGTPEARVADAMREHAEMASGSGRDVAALMRAVPGLLAKDGFEGVQVAALPDGRAIAVKIADGASRARVPVAAAALARAGVDPALLTAFAGEPLLGGGRPVGCVRAVRALDPVPLLSCV, from the coding sequence ATCCACAGCAGCTCCGTCGCGGACGCACCCCCCGTCCGTGAGCCCCTCCACGCCCCCGTGGCCCACCTGATACGCGCCGGGATCGTCGAAGGCGTCCACTACGGCTCCGTCGTCGTCCTCGACGCGGACGGCGAGGTCGCCTTCCAGCTCGGCGACATCGAGGCGGCGTTCTACCCGCGCTCGGCGCTCAAGCCGCTGCAGGCCGTGGCCATGGTGCGCGCCGGGCTGGCGCTCGACGGCGAGCTGCTGTCCCTCGCCGCCGCCAGCCACTCCGGCGAGGAACGCCACCTCGCCGGCACCCGCCGCATCCTCGAGATCGCCGGGCTCTCCGAGAGCGACCTGCGCAATGTCCCCGACCTGCCGCTCGACCCGGTCGTCCGGGACGCCTGGGTGCGCGAGGGCCGGACGCCCTCCCGGCCGGCGCAGAACTGCTCCGGCAAGCACGCCGCCATGCTCTGCACGGCCAAGCTCAACGGCTGGTCCCTCGACGACCACCTCGACCCGGCGCACCCCCTCCAGCAGGCGATCGCCGAGGCCGTCGAGGACCTCACCGGGCAGCGCGTCGCCCACGTGACCGTCGACGGCTGCGGCGCGCCGCTGTTCTCCGTCTCCCTGCACGGCCTCGCCCGCGCCACTGCCCGGATCGTCACCGCCGCGCCCGGCACCCCCGAGGCGCGCGTCGCCGACGCGATGCGGGAGCACGCCGAGATGGCCTCCGGGTCGGGCCGGGACGTGGCCGCGCTGATGCGGGCCGTGCCGGGGCTGCTCGCCAAGGACGGCTTCGAGGGCGTTCAGGTCGCCGCGCTGCCCGACGGCCGGGCGATCGCCGTGAAGATCGCCGACGGGGCGAGTCGGGCTCGCGTCCCGGTCGCCGCCGCCGCGCTGGCCCGCGCCGGGGTCGACCCGGCGCTGCTCACCGCGTTCGCGGGCGAGCCGCTGCTCGGCGGCGGACGGCCGGTGGGGTGCGTGCGGGCGGTTCGGGCGCTGGACCCGGTTCCTCTGCTGTCCTGCGTGTAG
- a CDS encoding helix-turn-helix domain-containing protein, whose translation MLQPPANDTRLRILEWLKDPVAHFPPRRHTDLVADGVCADAVAAKLGVRRSVAHTHLTLLADLGMLRAKRVRRRTYYRRDEVRIAEVARLFEKGW comes from the coding sequence ATGCTGCAACCTCCCGCCAACGACACCCGCCTGCGCATCCTGGAGTGGCTGAAGGATCCGGTCGCCCACTTCCCACCCCGACGGCACACCGACCTCGTCGCGGACGGCGTGTGCGCCGACGCCGTCGCCGCGAAGCTCGGTGTGCGCCGCTCGGTGGCCCACACCCACCTCACCCTCCTGGCGGACCTCGGCATGCTGCGCGCCAAGCGGGTCCGGCGCCGTACGTACTACCGCCGCGACGAGGTGCGCATCGCCGAGGTGGCCCGGCTGTTCGAGAAGGGCTGGTAG
- the mptB gene encoding polyprenol phosphomannose-dependent alpha 1,6 mannosyltransferase MptB: MASSVDLRRCQMLGLAGTAFLALGGETAGALPVRELLSPSSAGAALGLVGVYFGVVLLIAAWALLGRLLRGPEPPAPRALLLVLALWAAPLLLAPPLFSRDVYSYLAQGAMVDARIDVYTHGPSRLGGPLAEEVSPVWQHTAAPYGPVFLAAASALSGLTRGDLPAGLMGMRLLALLGVALMAAALPRLARHSGADPAAALWLGALNPLVLLHLVAGAHNDAMMLGLLGVGLVAALGRWPVLGAVLVTLAALVKAPAALGLAALVVLQMRAGRSAARAVLTTVAASAATTVAATAVAGTGYGWIAALNTPVSPHNWALTSLLGRATAALLERLGSDLAPLAVPVWHMIGLVITAVALLVIWARLRRRPVYALGLSLAAVAAFGPAIRPWYALWGLFLIAAAAPNTSVRYRVAAVTCVLALGVLPSGGPAGLGQLVLAVSGGVLAVVVLWQAHQAAQAPVLGRTA, translated from the coding sequence ATGGCTTCCTCCGTCGATCTCCGCCGCTGCCAGATGCTCGGTCTGGCCGGTACCGCCTTCCTGGCGCTGGGTGGTGAGACGGCCGGAGCCCTCCCGGTCCGGGAGTTGCTGTCGCCGTCCTCGGCCGGCGCCGCGCTCGGACTGGTCGGCGTCTACTTCGGCGTCGTCCTGCTGATAGCCGCCTGGGCGCTGCTCGGCCGGCTGCTGCGCGGCCCCGAACCGCCCGCGCCGCGCGCCCTGTTGCTGGTCCTCGCCTTGTGGGCGGCCCCGCTGCTGCTGGCCCCGCCGCTGTTCAGCCGGGACGTCTACAGCTATCTCGCGCAGGGCGCCATGGTCGACGCGCGGATCGACGTGTACACGCACGGCCCGTCCCGGCTCGGCGGCCCCCTCGCCGAGGAGGTGTCCCCGGTGTGGCAGCACACGGCCGCCCCCTACGGGCCGGTGTTCCTCGCCGCCGCCTCCGCGCTGTCCGGCCTGACCCGGGGCGACCTGCCCGCCGGCCTCATGGGCATGCGGCTGCTGGCGCTGCTGGGCGTCGCCCTGATGGCGGCCGCGCTGCCCCGCCTGGCCCGGCACAGCGGCGCCGACCCGGCTGCCGCCCTGTGGCTCGGCGCCCTCAACCCGCTGGTGCTGCTTCACCTGGTGGCCGGCGCGCACAACGACGCCATGATGCTCGGCCTGCTGGGCGTCGGCCTGGTCGCGGCGCTGGGCCGTTGGCCGGTTCTCGGCGCCGTCCTCGTCACGCTCGCCGCGCTCGTCAAGGCGCCCGCCGCGCTCGGTCTCGCCGCGCTCGTCGTCCTGCAGATGCGCGCGGGCCGCAGCGCGGCGCGGGCAGTGCTGACGACCGTCGCCGCGTCGGCCGCCACGACCGTGGCCGCGACGGCCGTCGCCGGCACGGGATACGGATGGATCGCCGCTCTGAACACTCCCGTCTCACCGCACAACTGGGCGCTCACCAGCCTGCTCGGCCGCGCCACCGCCGCGTTGCTGGAGCGGCTCGGCAGCGACCTGGCCCCGCTCGCCGTGCCGGTCTGGCACATGATCGGCCTGGTGATCACCGCCGTGGCGCTGCTCGTCATATGGGCGCGGCTGCGCCGGCGCCCGGTGTACGCCCTCGGCCTCAGCCTGGCGGCGGTGGCCGCCTTCGGCCCGGCCATCCGGCCCTGGTACGCGCTGTGGGGCCTGTTCCTCATCGCCGCCGCCGCACCGAACACCTCGGTGCGGTACCGGGTGGCGGCGGTCACCTGTGTGCTCGCGCTCGGTGTCCTGCCCAGCGGGGGCCCGGCCGGCCTCGGGCAGCTGGTGCTGGCGGTCTCCGGCGGCGTCCTCGCCGTCGTCGTGCTGTGGCAGGCCCACCAGGCCGCGCAGGCTCCGGTCCTGGGGCGCACGGCATGA
- a CDS encoding MarR family winged helix-turn-helix transcriptional regulator, which produces MAAKTAGTGLEQRWRDILSAHARTMCEIDRVLHPHGLGASDFEVLDILATAAPEEGDLCRVQNLVGRVHLSQSALSRLIGRLEKDGLVERSVCAEDRRGVWVALTGKGRALHAEVLPLHRAALARTLEGPATSP; this is translated from the coding sequence ATGGCAGCGAAAACAGCCGGCACCGGTCTCGAGCAGCGGTGGCGGGACATCCTGTCGGCGCACGCGCGCACGATGTGCGAGATCGACCGCGTGCTCCATCCGCACGGGCTCGGTGCGAGCGACTTCGAGGTGCTGGACATCCTGGCCACCGCCGCGCCCGAGGAGGGCGACCTCTGCCGGGTGCAGAACCTCGTGGGCCGGGTGCACCTCAGCCAGAGCGCCCTGTCCCGCCTCATCGGCCGACTGGAGAAGGACGGGCTGGTCGAACGGTCGGTCTGCGCGGAGGACCGGCGGGGCGTGTGGGTCGCCCTGACGGGCAAGGGCCGCGCCCTGCACGCGGAGGTGCTGCCCCTGCACCGGGCGGCGCTGGCCCGGACGCTGGAAGGCCCGGCGACTTCCCCCTGA
- a CDS encoding FadR/GntR family transcriptional regulator, which translates to MEAVLAHLRGAIERGDYAIGDKLPSEAELCRTLEVSRPVLREALRALQTMGLTVAKTGKGTFVVASSVEDPTFGDYSASDLLEVRRHVEIPVAGYAALRRTPENLDHLAHLLERMERETDTTAWVAMDTLFHLAVAEAAQNPVFRRVIEEIRDALARQSAFLNELGGRREQSNREHRAIVEALIDGSERDATEAMSHHLDRVETSLTDIVRRAPRADAVDGGPQT; encoded by the coding sequence ATGGAAGCGGTGCTGGCCCACCTCCGCGGCGCCATTGAGCGCGGCGACTACGCGATCGGCGACAAACTGCCCTCCGAGGCGGAGCTCTGCCGCACGCTCGAGGTCTCCCGGCCCGTGCTGCGGGAGGCCCTGCGCGCCCTGCAGACGATGGGGCTGACGGTGGCCAAGACCGGCAAAGGCACCTTCGTCGTCGCCAGCAGCGTCGAGGACCCCACCTTCGGCGACTACTCGGCCAGCGACCTGCTGGAGGTGCGCCGCCACGTCGAGATCCCGGTCGCGGGCTACGCGGCGCTGCGCCGCACCCCCGAGAACCTGGACCACCTCGCCCACCTGCTGGAGCGCATGGAACGGGAGACGGACACCACCGCGTGGGTCGCGATGGACACCCTCTTCCACCTGGCCGTGGCGGAGGCCGCCCAGAACCCGGTGTTCCGCCGGGTCATCGAGGAGATCCGGGACGCGCTGGCCCGCCAGTCGGCGTTCCTGAACGAGCTGGGCGGACGGCGTGAGCAGTCCAACCGGGAGCACCGCGCCATCGTCGAGGCGCTGATCGACGGGTCCGAGCGGGACGCGACCGAGGCCATGTCCCACCACCTCGACCGCGTCGAGACCAGCCTCACCGACATCGTGCGCCGCGCGCCCAGGGCCGACGCCGTCGACGGCGGACCGCAGACGTGA
- a CDS encoding VOC family protein, which produces MTAGLQTIVYPVKDLEKAKSLFSALLGVEPHTDQPYYAGFRYAGQEIGLDPNGHAQGLTGPVPFWHVADIRATLAALLAAGAETLQDVRDVGAGRLIASVQDPDGNLVGLLQDPTA; this is translated from the coding sequence ATGACCGCCGGCCTGCAGACGATCGTCTACCCCGTCAAGGACCTGGAGAAGGCGAAGTCGCTGTTCAGCGCGCTGCTGGGAGTCGAGCCGCACACGGATCAGCCCTACTACGCGGGTTTCCGGTACGCCGGGCAGGAGATCGGCCTCGACCCGAACGGTCATGCGCAGGGCCTGACCGGTCCGGTCCCGTTCTGGCACGTGGCCGACATCCGGGCCACCCTCGCGGCGCTGCTGGCCGCGGGCGCCGAGACCCTGCAGGACGTCCGGGACGTGGGCGCCGGCCGGCTGATCGCCTCGGTGCAGGACCCCGACGGCAACCTCGTCGGCCTGCTCCAGGACCCGACCGCCTGA
- the rho gene encoding transcription termination factor Rho produces MTTTLEHPPVPQQAVAVQAVMGVLDIDAGGKGHLRGTDCLPSPADPQLPAALIRRYGLRRGDLVEAVRGPRHSVSEVERVDGRAPGQLRGRRAFHELTPLHPRERLRLEHPAAGLTGRVADLISPVGKGQRGLIVAPPKTGKTVLLQQIAAAVAGNHPECRLMVVLLDERPEEVTDMRRSVRGEVYASTFDRTPKQHIALAELVVERAKRLVEAGEDVVILLDSLTRLCRAHNNAAGAGGRTLTGGVDAAALQGPKRFFGAARLAEEGGSLTILATALVETGSRADDFFFEELKSTGNMELRLSRELASRRVFPAVDIAGSGTRREELLLTPAESTAVRGLRRALRTRDGESGLETLLERMRQTPDNAAFLRRIQPTLPTG; encoded by the coding sequence ATGACCACCACTCTCGAACACCCTCCCGTCCCGCAGCAGGCCGTGGCCGTCCAGGCCGTCATGGGCGTCCTCGACATCGACGCGGGCGGCAAGGGACATCTGCGCGGCACCGACTGCCTGCCCTCGCCCGCCGACCCGCAGCTGCCGGCCGCCCTGATCCGCCGGTACGGACTACGCAGGGGCGACCTCGTCGAAGCCGTGCGCGGCCCCCGTCACAGCGTGAGCGAGGTCGAGCGCGTGGACGGCCGTGCGCCCGGGCAGCTCCGCGGCCGGCGCGCCTTCCACGAGCTCACGCCCCTCCACCCCCGCGAGCGGCTCCGCCTCGAACACCCGGCGGCCGGACTCACCGGACGCGTCGCCGACCTGATCTCCCCGGTCGGCAAGGGGCAGCGCGGGCTGATCGTGGCCCCGCCGAAGACCGGCAAGACCGTACTGCTCCAGCAGATCGCCGCCGCCGTCGCCGGCAACCACCCCGAGTGCCGGCTGATGGTCGTGCTGCTCGACGAGCGCCCCGAGGAGGTCACCGACATGCGACGCTCGGTGCGGGGCGAGGTGTACGCCTCCACCTTCGACCGGACGCCCAAGCAGCACATCGCGCTCGCCGAACTGGTCGTCGAGCGGGCCAAACGGCTCGTCGAGGCCGGCGAGGACGTCGTGATCCTGCTCGACTCGCTGACCCGGCTGTGCCGGGCCCACAACAACGCGGCGGGCGCCGGCGGCCGTACGCTCACCGGCGGCGTCGACGCCGCCGCGCTGCAGGGACCCAAGCGGTTCTTCGGCGCCGCGCGCCTGGCCGAGGAGGGCGGTTCGCTGACGATCCTCGCCACCGCCCTGGTGGAGACCGGCTCCCGGGCCGACGACTTCTTCTTCGAGGAGCTCAAGAGCACCGGCAACATGGAACTCCGCCTCAGCCGCGAACTCGCCTCCCGCCGCGTCTTCCCGGCCGTCGACATCGCCGGCTCCGGCACCCGCCGCGAGGAACTGCTCCTGACGCCGGCCGAGTCGACCGCCGTACGGGGACTGCGGCGGGCGCTGCGGACCCGCGACGGCGAGTCCGGTCTGGAGACGCTGCTGGAGCGGATGCGGCAGACCCCCGACAACGCCGCCTTCCTGCGCCGCATCCAGCCCACACTGCCGACCGGATAG